The Arthrobacter sp. PM3 genome contains the following window.
TGCAGACCCTGGCGATCCTCGACGGGTTCGAGGACCGGTTCCTGGACCCGTCCACCGAACTTGGAGCGCACACTATTTTGGAGGCGCTGAAGCTCGCGCTGGCCGACCGTGATGCCTATTACGGCGACTCCGACGTTCCGCTGGACTACCTGCTGTCCGCGGACTACTGCGCGGGCCGCCGTGCCCTCATCACAGACCGGGCGTCGCACGATTTCCGGCCCGGGAGGGTGCCGGGGCACGAGCCCTACCTCCCGCCGCTGCGGACGGAGTACGCGCCGCCCGCGCTGGCCCGCAGCGCGGCAGGCGCCGGCGTTGCCGGGCTGGGCGTCGGGGAACCTACTGTGGCGCCGACCGGGGAGACCCGCGGGGATACCTGCCACATCGACGTCGTGGACCGCTGGGGGAACATGGTCTCGGCCACGCCGTCGGGCGGCTGGCTGCAGTCCTCGCCCGCGATCCCGGAACTGGGTTTCTGCCTCGGCACCCGGCTGCAGATGACCTGGCTGGACCCCGGCACGCCGTCCACGCTGACGCCCGGCAAGCGGCCCCGCACCACCCTGACGCCGACTCTCGTGCTGCGCGGCGGCCGGGCTGTGACCGCACTGGGCTCGCCCGGCGGCGACCAGCAGGACCAGTGGCAATTGCCGTACCTGCTGCGGACCATCGTCGGCGGCTACTCGCCGCAGCAGGCCATCGACGCGCCCACCTTCCATACGACGTCGATGCCCGGCTCCTTCTGGCCGCGCACTTGGGAGCCGGGCGGCGCCGTCGTTGAGGACCGGCTGGGGGAGGACGTCATCGGGGGCCTTGAGCGCCGGGGCCACGTGGTCACCCGCGCGGGTGACTGGGCGCTGGGACGGCTGTCCGCCGTCGTCCGGGATCCCGCAACGGGGGTGCTGCAGGCCGCCGCGAATCCGCGGGGCGCGCAGGGGTACGCCGCGGGCCGATAGCGGGCGAACCGTTCTTAGCCGGAGGTCCGGAGGCGGTCCATGAAGCGGAGCGACTCGGCAACGATTTGCTGCTGCGCTTGTTCGCGGGTGGTGCCCGGTTCGCCGTCGCCGGGCTGCTCGCCATAGTCGCCGAAGAACGCATGCACGCCGCCCTGGACCGTTGCGAAGGTGGTGGTTGGCGGGAGCAGGGCCCTCGACGCCGAGATCTTATCCGGGGTGCTCAGCCCATCATTCGACCCGGAGATGGAGAGCACTGAGAGGTTCGGGGCATCGGCCATGTTCGCTGCCGGATAGGAGGCGAAGAGCAGGAGCCCGGCGACGTCGGGGTTCGAGGCCGCGAAGGCAGCGGCGCTCACACCGCCCAGCGAATGACCGCCGACGGCCCAGGACCCGATCTCGGGGTGCCGGTTCATGGCGGCGCGGGCCTGGTTGGTGTCCAGCAGGGAGACGCCGAGGGGTGCCTTCAGGATGATGACCAGATGGCCGGCGGCCGCGAGGGGCTGCAGCAGGTCCTGGTAGGCGTGTGCGTCGACCCTGGCGCCGGGGTAGAAGACGAGGCCCGTGGCGGCTGTGCCTGCCGGGGCAAGGGTGATTGAGGTGGCGTCTTCGGTACTTGACGTGGTCGCGGTGGCCGGGAGCGCCTGCCCGGGCTCGGGCTGGTGGGGGAACGGGTTGAGCCACAGCAGCGCCGCCATGATGCCCAGGACGGTGAGCCTGCCGGCGATCCCGCGGACCAGGCGCCACGTGGAAGCATCACCGCGGCGGCGGTACGTGCGCGGCTGCGGTTCTTTCGTCAGCTCCCGGTGCCTGATCAGGCTCAGCGCCCAGAGGATTCCCGCAGCGAGAGCGGTCACGAGGAGAGTCGGCAGGGCGGGGTGGCCGCCGAGGACGGCCGGGTTGCCGAGCAGCATCCAGAGCGGGACCACTATCAGCGCGGCGGCCGCGAGGGCGCCGCTCCAGGTCAGGAGCGAGGATTTCCAGCTCGCGCCCGGGCGCGGGGCCTCGGCGGGGTTCTCGGAACGAAATGGTCGGGTTTCCTTCACGGCTCGATGGTATCTCCATCATGGAGATACCTGTACGTCCACCAGCACTTAGGCCAACTCTCGTTGCTCGCAAATGAATCGGCAAAGTCTACGGCGATGGCCTCGGTCCGCAGTTCTACCTCGTCCCGTGAAGCCAGAGTCGACGCGGCCCGGCGGGGTGGCGGGAGGGCTCTGAGGCCTAATGTGTCGTCAGGCGTGTCGCCTCAGCGTCGCTGCCCGTCTCCCATTCCGGTCCCAGCGATGAGGATCCCGGGTTCTTGAGGAAATCAGCCAGCGCCGCCTCTACAGGACCAAGTTCGTTGACCAGCCGCGAAGGAATGAGACCCTTCACATCGCCCATCGGCACCTCCACCGCCTTGTCCGTCGGTTGCCCCGGCCGGACCAATACCGCCCATGACCTCTCGTCGGAAGCGTCAGAATTCCGGTGACAGACCATCCCGAGCCCCACACCGCCAGCCACCTCGAAACGGGCCGCCCCATGCTCTACGACCAGCCGGCCACCCGCTTTGCCGTCCAAGGCTTTCAGCGCAGCATTGGCCGCCTTCCGGGCTTCCGCCACGGTGTTGAGCTCGAGATCATCCACCGTCCATTCCGCCTTGACCATGCGGTGCTTGACGGCTTTCGTCCAGGCCGCTCCGAAATTGGCCCCTGCGATGAACCCACCAAACCATGCAATGCCCGGGACACCGCCCAAAGCGAACCAGACCCCAATGAACAGCACGAGCACCACGGGGCTGAGCCATCGCCAGGGCGGGGCAAAACGAACTAACCAGACGCCCACGGCGATCCCCGCCAGCAGGGCGATGACCTTTGGCCACGTCTGCTCCGTTGGCACCAACACCATCACCGCAATTGTGGCAATCAATACCACCCCACCGATGATCAATGAGTCCATCCCGGGACGCCGACGACTTTTTGCTGCCACTACCAATCTCCCTAACCTTGCTTCCGTTACCATCCGAGGGAGTTCTGTAAAGTATCCCCGCCGTAACCGACCGTGGCACCTGCGAGGGAGCCGCCCCACAGTCCCACGGTGTTTGTCTGGTTGAAGTTGAACATGCCGTCCCAGGTCCGCGGCG
Protein-coding sequences here:
- a CDS encoding gamma-glutamyltransferase family protein; the encoded protein is MTFTAPDHFSTRPTLQGTFGMSASTHWLATAAAQSVLERGGNAFDAAVSGAFVLHVVEPHLNGPGGDMTGVFVTAADPGTPVVLMGQGPAPAAATVEHYRAEGLDLVPGSGALAAAVPAAVDAWLLILRDHGTWELAAVLEFAIGYARDGHPMLGRVGTTIAAVAELFQEHWPTSAEQWMPGGRIPAAGELVRNPAYARTLERLVAAGRASWGGTREFRIDAARREWREGFVARAMVESVQAPHRHSSGTDHRGVLALADLAGFEAGYEPAATVEFRGHTIAKTGPWGQGPALLQTLAILDGFEDRFLDPSTELGAHTILEALKLALADRDAYYGDSDVPLDYLLSADYCAGRRALITDRASHDFRPGRVPGHEPYLPPLRTEYAPPALARSAAGAGVAGLGVGEPTVAPTGETRGDTCHIDVVDRWGNMVSATPSGGWLQSSPAIPELGFCLGTRLQMTWLDPGTPSTLTPGKRPRTTLTPTLVLRGGRAVTALGSPGGDQQDQWQLPYLLRTIVGGYSPQQAIDAPTFHTTSMPGSFWPRTWEPGGAVVEDRLGEDVIGGLERRGHVVTRAGDWALGRLSAVVRDPATGVLQAAANPRGAQGYAAGR
- a CDS encoding alpha/beta hydrolase, with protein sequence MKETRPFRSENPAEAPRPGASWKSSLLTWSGALAAAALIVVPLWMLLGNPAVLGGHPALPTLLVTALAAGILWALSLIRHRELTKEPQPRTYRRRGDASTWRLVRGIAGRLTVLGIMAALLWLNPFPHQPEPGQALPATATTSSTEDATSITLAPAGTAATGLVFYPGARVDAHAYQDLLQPLAAAGHLVIILKAPLGVSLLDTNQARAAMNRHPEIGSWAVGGHSLGGVSAAAFAASNPDVAGLLLFASYPAANMADAPNLSVLSISGSNDGLSTPDKISASRALLPPTTTFATVQGGVHAFFGDYGEQPGDGEPGTTREQAQQQIVAESLRFMDRLRTSG